The Spinacia oleracea cultivar Varoflay chromosome 2, BTI_SOV_V1, whole genome shotgun sequence DNA segment TATCGTGTAAGTGTTAGTTTAATTTAGTTAAttgttctaaatagttactatatgttcaaaatagttactatgttctaaatatttactatattttttaaaatagttactatatgttgtaaacagttactatatgattccaaaggttactacatgttttaaatagttactatatgattccaaaggttactgtatgttttaaatagttactatatgtttttaaatatgttctaaataggttctatgtgtactatgtttacaatagttactatatgattccaatggttactatatgttctaaacagttactatatgttttaaatagttactatatgttttaaacagttactatatgtttaaatAGTTTCTATGTGtactatagttactatattatttgaaacgttACTATATATTGGTAACAGTTACTATATCTtctacatagttactatgtttttttaatagttactgtatgttttaaacagttactatgtgttctaaatagttactatatgtttgaaatacctgacttactttcattattttcaggtttaattttgATACACAATGTTCAGGAGGATCAttgtgtaaattaattaaagacttCTCTCCTGAACAAAAGGCAGCTGTTCAAGAGATAGGCTTTGGAGGATTGTTATGCCTtcaattaagtcgaaagaaCACTCAAATGATGTACTGGTGCATCAAATGCTTTGATGGAGTGAGTTCTTTGTTCACTATCAGTGATTCCAAGCAGTTTGAAATCACTGATTATGATGTGTACGATTTGTTTATGCTCCCCCTTTCTGAGCTGGAGGTTGAAGGGGTTAAACGCGGGCGCAATTCTACTAATCCTGATTTGGATTTGAAGGTCAAGTGGAGAAAAGAGTTTGGATTTGAAGAAGTGAATGCTCAAATTCCTGTGAGGTTGCTTGAGGAAAAGATCAAATTGTTGACAGACGGTGGTGATCTGTTTAAAcaattgtttgtttttgttgctTTTTCTACATTTTTGACTCCTACAGCCAATAGGACTGTAGATTTACGATTGGATAAGGCTTTGGAAGATCCTAAAATGATTCTCCAATACAATTGGTGTAAATACGTTCTTGGCGTATTATGTGAGGAAACTGTGAAatttaaaaattgtttattGAAAGGCAAAGATCAAAAGACATTTGGAGGCTGTGTTGTGTTTTTGCAACTTGTTTATTTTCAGAGGATTACGTTTAGGAATTTCAGTAGTATTCCTGATCAATTACCTCTTATTCAGCATTGGACATCGAAGATGGTAACTGATCGGATTCATGCTGAAAATGCAAATATGAGTGCATTATATGGTTCTGGAATTTTGGAGAAGGAGAAGTatccaatttccaaaaaatttgtttttgttgatgTTCAAATAGATTTGAGACAAATAGAATCTATTTCCAAAGAAGGTGAACCTGACAGCAGTGGGAGAAGTGCTGAACAGCCCTCTGTTGGCCGTCGACGTCCAAGTCGGCGTCCTAGGATTCTTCAGTTTGAGCTCCCTGATTCTCATCCTAGTGATGAAGAAATTCTCTCCAAAGCCACTGATGTAAGTTTACTTTATGGTTGATATATTTGTCATTATAAACtatagttattttttatatCCTATACTTATCTTTTATACAGTATAGTTATCATTATCTTTGTTTTAGTAATTGTAGATATattatagttatcttttatatactatagttatcATTTATGTTCTATAGTTATCTTTGATACACTAAGTTATCATTACTTTGTTTTAGTAATTGTATTATATACAATAAatactatagttatcttttatatactatagttacttattatttactatagtcaccttttatatactatagttaccttttatttactatagttatcttttattcactgtagttatcttttatatactatagttacctttcatatactatactaaccttttatatagttatatttatatactatagataccttttcttataatatttgttgtacttttaattaaaggattttttggtatttactaccttaaaaatacaccacttttgtatttactaccttatgaaatttttattataaattactaccttaaagtatgattttttttgcAATCACCACCACTTTacggttttctcattttaaaattgagatatctcattcgtttcttaatcattttaagtgattcaaaacccaTTCTTCTCGTTTATGTGTAAcgattccatagggatcttgcttttaacattttgtaaaaggttaaacatattaaatattatctttataacattaaaatatttatgaatcacCAAACGAATTATTTTGAAATGTCGTTCTCAATTAAATccttatagaaaaaggaaaataatgaactttgaatcactttaaacggttAGGAAACGAAAGAAATATCCcagttttaaaatgagaaaactgtaaagtggtagtaaatgaaaaaaaattggaactttaaggtagtaatttaaaataaaaatttcataaggtagtaaatacaaaagtggtgtatttttaaggtagtaaataccaaaatttccttaatTAAATTTTCCTAATATGTTCCATATTTAAATTTATGTATTTTGTTTTACAGAAGTTTCATGGTCAGTGGTTGTTGATGAGGAGAGATTTGGATGTCGTTTCGGCCATCCATGCTGACGAGCTGTTCAAAATACAGGTTTCGATGGCAGCACAGAGCCATGGTGATGATATTTTGGAGAATTCCACTTATCAAAAGATGGTTGATGAGTTGGTGAATTTTCATCAAATGGTGAAGAATATACCAAATGGTTGGGATGCTCTTTTTGATGATAGTAACAATCCTGTTGTTACCGTTGCCCCTCAACCTTCTGCTGTTGTTCCAACTGAGCCTGCAGTTTTGTCTACTGCTGCCGTTGTTGATCCAACAACATCTACTGAAGTAGTTGGTAATCCAGCTCAAGCTACCTCTCAAATATATGAAGTTCTTGATGATTTGAATGCCAAAATTAAAAGAACTAcagaggatgatgatgatgaaatgGATGAATGTGAGCGCGTGTGGGCTGCATTCCAAAAATGCATCATTAACAACAATGCTGTATCCAATGTGGATGTGAGTGTCTATGGCATAGAGGAGAACGTGTTGTTCATGTCTCCGTTTATGATTGCATTTGAAGATTTAATGAGACATCTTCCAGCATTTGTTCAAGAAGTTGTGGATTTTGCTGCTTTGTCTGATGGAGAGGGTATTTTGACTGAGTAAGTTGAAGTTTTTTCATTTCataatttattgtttttctGTATATGTGTTATAGTAACTTTATATTTGATATAGTATCTCTATATTTGTTATAGTAACTTTATAATTTGATATAGTATCTTTATATCTGATATAGTTACCTATTATATACTATAGTTTCTTTCTATACTTTATAGTTTCCTTTTTATATTTTGTAGTTACCTTTTATACtttatagttatcttttatatatattggttaCCTTTTATACTGTATAGTTACCATTTGAATACTATAGTTACCTCTGTATTTTATAGTAACTTCATATACTATAGTtatgttttgtatactatagttTCTCTATACTTTATAGTTACCTTCTATATACTGTAGTACCCTTTTATTTACTATAGTATCCTTTTATATTCTattgttaatttttatttattatagtaatctTTATAATATTTCTGACCTAGttattgtttcttttttatgtttttcagtGATAAAGTTCTTGAATACAATCCGTTTATTGCGGTAGCAAGAGAGGACATGTGGACACTTCCTTCTACCTTTGATATTCTTTTGATTCATATTGAAGCTTGGGCTTTCTTATTGAatgaaaatgaaaggaattctgCTGGTTGTCCTCAAAAGCTGTTTTTAGGTGGCACATACTGTGtaagttatatttttaataatatagaatgttaataattttaatttttttggcctttgtttaatttttcttcTAATATTCATTTGCAGAAATATGTTGCTGCATTGATTGAGAAACCAGACGATGCAAAAGTTCTGTCTGAATTGACTGTTTGTCTTTCTTATAGTGTGAAAGATGTTAATGGAGTTTAATCTTTGAAAGATTGTAATATGgtatgatttatattttctttatataactatattattttcttttttttgtctaCTTTTTGTAGTTGTAATCTgttgtttttcttatttatatAGATTTTTTCTCCTGTTCTGATTGAAGATCCGAAGCATTACTATCTGTTTGTGGTTAGTATGAAAGACAAAAGTGTCTATTTCATTGATAATATTCTTCTTGAACCCAAAGAGATTGAAGGAAGGAAGAAATCTTTTTCTGTCTTGGTAAGTTTTTATATTGTTACCTTATATTTATTGTAGTTACTTTATAAATTTTATAGTTACCCTTATACTAGTCTGAGTTTTTTAGAGGaactatatttttaaaaaggctactattttttttaaacagtaactatgtttttaaaatagttactatcttttttagaaagtaattttaactttaaaacagtataAATAGTTAGTGTCTGATTTAATAGGATACCCTATGTGtactatagttactatattatatgaaaggttactatatggtgtgcaatagttactatactcTTTTAGAAATAATTATGTGTACAATATTTACTctatgattccaaaggttactatatgttgttaatagttactatattattttaatggttactatatgattttaatagttAATCCTGTCCTTATTGAATACAAATACTTTGTTTTGTACAGTGTTCTCCATTGGAAAAACTATTGAAAGAGATggataacattcatcatgaagaTATTAGAAGCTTCAGATTTATCCCAGTTGGTGGTAATTGGAAGCGAGGAGCTTATGACAAAGATTGTTGTGTCTATTTGATGATGTTTATGATGGTCTTTCATGGTGTTGAAACTATCCAAGATGGTGTTGGAATTTTTGACTTTGATCCCTTGACAGATGTAAGTTTCtgtgtttaaattaattaatgttatttttattttctcatcATAGTTATTGTTTTTTTATTATAGTTACTGTTTTTATTCTAATAGTTTCTGTTCAAATATTTGCAGGAAGATTTCAGGAAGTTTCTCAGAGCTTGTTTGTGTAGCACCATTGTGTTGTCAAATTTGAATGTTTACAGGGATGAATTTCTGAAACAAATGGTTGCATTTAGGGGAAACAGGAAACAAGATGTTTTGGATGCCTTGATTAAACAAAGGGAAGAGTTGACGCAGAAATGCATGAATGACCCTTCAAAAATTTAAATTGTTGCAAAAAATAGTTCAGCAAGGAAATCCAAATATGTTGAAACAGAAGATGAAGCTGAGACAGATGTCATTGTCGAAGAGAAAGGACGTGGCAAAGGCGGGAGACGCGCTAGAGGAGGCAAACGCGGTAAGGGACGTGGACGAGGTGCTTCACGTGGTTAATAATGATTGTTGGtgaaaaaacaatttaattttttgtgtTAGTGTATAGTCAAATTACTGTTTAGAAAATACAATTAATTCTagttttgatatagttactctcagTGATTTTTAATTGTTTGATATATGAGAGTAATTATGACTTTTACAGTATTTGTGTCATATTGTTCAATTACTAAGTACGAATATAGTTTCTATTTCAATGAAATAGTTacctttttaaaaatatagttactcttataAATTTGTAAGTTATATGATTGCATAACgaaagttactatattgtcaaaatagtaactatattttataaacgGTTACTATATGTAAAGAAGGGTGACCACTAAATGTGAAGAGTTAGTATATATAAATAGTGAATAATTTGGTGTATAaatctaaatagttactatcttacAGATATAGTTATCTTTAataagatatagttactctcttttttatggtattttattatttgatgaatatatagttactatattgtatGATATAGTAACTGTattgtattaagagttactatattgtcaaaatagtaactatattttatagagagataattttcagaatagtaactattgtattaagagttactatattatcaatatagtaactatattttataaagagataattttcagaatagtaactattgtattaagagttactatattgtcaaaatagtaactataaagagttactatattgtcaatatagtaactattttataaagagttactatattgtcaaaatagtaactatattgtattaagagttactatattttcagaatagtaactatattgtattaagagttactatattgtcaaaatagtaatttataaagagttactatattttcagaatagtaatttataaagagttactatattttcagaatagtaactatattgtattaggagttactatattgtcaaaattgtaactatattttataaagagttactatattttcagaatagtaactatattgtactaagagtaactatattgtcAAAACTATAATATAAAACAAGAACATCactaaaatagttgttctttaggtgtaaataattgaatatttggtgtcttggatccaaattctttgtgtttcttttttcctttctttgatGGCTGCTTGTAATTTTCATATTGACCCTTTATTCTCTTCTTACTCTTTCCTTTAGTATTAGCACGATCAGGATCAAGCACAATTGTTATTTCAGAATTAGTTGATTCTTCGTCTTGTGTTTGTCGTTGTGCTTCAGCTTTTGCCTTTTCTTGTTCTGCTATCTTTGCAacttcttcttttgccttcctttcttcttccttttttatgatttcatcaaCTGCTTTATTATCCGTTTTAAACTTCTCCTCGATAAATTTTCTGGCCTTTGCTATCTTATGCCCTTTCAAAATTAAGTTATAGTATCTGTGGTATAAAGTTTAAGCATGAAGTCAAATATCTACTGTAATTGTAACTATATGAAAATGAACtaatgtatattgaaaaattaccttctGATCATATGTAATCTTCAACCAGTAAAATTGTTGATTTCACCTTTCTCCCTTTTTATTGTATCAACCCTTTCCCATATCTGTTTCTTTGCATATCTAGTCCATCTTGTTGTTACGTAACGATCTGGAATTGTATTGATTGAATGTAAATGCAATattctcaaacaatggaagcacaACTATCCAGATTCTTCAAAGTTTTTGCATGTGCATGTGCAAACATTGTGTTTTTCCAATGGTTATTTATACCAACAAATGGAGCACATATGAGATTGTACTTATTGGTTCTAAATGTAGTATCAAAAACTAGAACATCTCCATATATTTTGTAATCTTCTCTCATCATAGAATCCCTCCAAAATAGGCACTCAACTTTTCCTTCAGCATTGAGTCTTACTCTGAAAAAGAACTCGGGATCTATTGATTGTATGTCATACAGTTTGTTCACTAGTGTTTGTGAATCCTTGCCATCAACTTGCTTCATTTTTAACTTGTAGCAGTAGTTTAGATGATCAATCATCGTATGACCAACACAGTCGTCTCCGCCAGTTTCTGTTGACATATACCTATAAGACTCCATTGGTCTTAGACCACATTCTGACATTGCCTCAATAGCTTCTTTTTTAGGTTCTGTCATTTGTCGTTCCGATCGGTGGAGATAATTACTTATTTCTCTTGTCAATGGGTGATTATGTACCACTACAtgcttttctatttcaaaatctccattttcattcttctttgcaaatatttgagcttcacattttgttcttgttatcataaccctctttctcctttctttcttctttgcaTCTGATTGATCATCTTCATTTTTGAGTTCTTTGTTTTTAGGAGGGTCTCTTATTCCAGCAGCAGAACAGTAGAAGTATTTTTCATTAACAATTGTagttccttctttatatctatTCTTTCCTTTTCGTACACTAAAACCAATAATAGCAGCATGTTTGCAATATAGATCATAAATCTCATCGGTTGTTTTCCTTGCTTCTCCAATTAAACTGCCATCTAATTCTTTATCAATGTTTTCTTCCTGCTCATTATTTGGATTTTCAAAGATGATGTGGTTTGTATCAATTGAATGTATTATTGAAcctgtacaaatacaaatatagttatcattaaatgtgatagttactcttcatttttatatagttattctttatatgttgtacttattatatatttaacatGGTTACTTAAGACctattgattgttatagttactctacggttcatatagttactctttatatgttatagttactctatatttaacatacttacttaggatctattatttgttatagttactctacagttactATAGTTATTCTTTAcatgttatagttactataagttaaatgtagtttatttcttatatagattatttcgttatgtgaagttactttataattaatatagttCCCTTTCTTAAATTAtagttactttattttaaatatagttatcattatatgtgatagttactcttcattttatacagttactgtttatatattatagttaATCACTGTTAATATAACTCCtttttatatgtgatagttactctacagtatatagttcctctttatatgtgatagttactcttcattttatatagttactttttatatgttatagttactctatatttaacattgttacttaagatctattgattgttatagttactctacagttcatatagttactctttatatgttatagttactctatagttaacatacttacttaggatctattatttgttatagttactctacagttactatagttattctttatatcttatagttactataagttAAATGTAGTTTATTTCTTATATAGATTACTTCGTTATATGAAGTTACtttataattaatatagttacctttcataaattatagttactttattttaaatatagttatcattatatgtgatagttactcttcattttatacagttactgtttatatattatagttactcaCTGTTAATATAACTCCtttttatatgtgatagttactctacagtatatagttcctctttatatgtgatagttactcttcattttatatagttacgttttatatgttatagttactctatatttaacATTGTTACTTAAGATCTATtaattgttatagttactctacagttcatatagttactctttatatgttatagttactcttcatGTTATATAGTTAGTCTCTATAGTTTATAGTTACTCTTAAGTCCTGTCTATATGAGATAGTTACTCTacattaaacatagtttctctttttatgttatagttactctacgtTAAATATAATTCCTCTTTATATGTTAGTTACACTACTGCAATTATAATATGTTAACTATATCAAcataacagttactatatatatatattaagagatactatatCATACCTTCTTCAATACATTGATTTGCAACCATAACTTGCTGAGATGtgccttcatcttcatcttcaacgtCATATACTTCTCTATGATTCTCTAaattaattttctaaaataataataattactaaATGAGTATGAAAGTTACTATAATTCTTCGTAGTTAGTTATTAGGATTCGAAAATTACCGTCATAATTATACAATTTTTCTTCTATTGCGCGATTTAAATCGATATTCAAATCGATTAAATCGTCGTCCATTGTTGAAGCTCGAAGAGAGAGAAGctgttggaggagagagaagctgctggaggagagagaagctgcTGGAGAATAGTGATTTTAGGGTTTAGTTGGGTCGCGCGTTCTGTTTTTTTGGATCACGTGATTTCCTAACGGTACATGCGCTGcaaattacctaattaccctggtccatggTAACCTTAATGGTGGATCGGGTCCATGCAAGCGGAATTGTACGTATTTCAAAACATATCCATGTGAGATCTTATTTTGTCCGTCTTGATGtatagtttaacaatatcaaactttttaattttttatttacgtttaaatattgaattgaaacaagttgaaaagtcaaaataggaataatatttaaaaacggAGACACATTGAAATCAAATTGCACAAAGTTAACATCATCGTTGGGAACATACTAGTATCGTATTAAACCAAAAAGGAAACTCGACATCCTTTGATTCCTTTCCTAATACAATACCTATTTATGCCATTCATGATACTCAATTGACACTAGAAGATTCTCTAGATTCAGTCCATGGACATGAAAATTTTAGGTTTCCTAgcttctttatttatttcaactACATTTTAATTtccatattttatttttcaatttggtATGTATTTGTATGGTTTATATGTAAAGAAACCTAAGGCTAACTAATTTAGTTAGATTCTAGTCACTCGATAAGTCTTTAACACATGATTATAATTATGATCCTCCTTTTTCGATTGAGGTCGGTTTTCAATCTCTTAACAATAAGGGCTCTTATTACTCTTCGTGCGTTGACCTTTTTAACCCCAAGTTGAGGAACTTTTGTATTATTGTAAACCTAAAAGTGACAAGTTGACAACCTAAGCATTCCCTTTATGAAGAATACACTCTTATATATGAGTCCTATCTAATATCTCACGCTACTTTAGGGCTCGTTCTATGTTATGGTTTTCTATTTCTAGTTTTCTATTTcttgtattaaaaaaaataaggagtaaaataaatataaaaatcataaaaaagtaTAGCTTTATGTTAAGTTAGCGTTGGAAAAGAGGGTATacagaatgtttgatatactacgatTGTAGCTatggtgaatttttttttttatttgattcgattgttatgtatttgttagatttaaatttttatgtagatgtcgtatgactttttatcaatgaattaatttgtttatcaaaaaaaaaaagttagcaTTGTCAGTTTCAAAAAATGTAGAATCATAAACTGAAAACTAACAGTATATTGATCGACGTGCTCTAGTAATATGTTTTCTCACATAAAACGAAAATGTAAGTTTGGTATATTTAAcatgtacttcctccgtcttttaatactcgcaacgtttgttagtttcacgcatgccaatgcacaactttgatcatttatatcttaaattctctttatgcaaaaattataaaaagttgatattttgaaaatacaacttgaaacgaatctaacaagatcccacatgactatgttttatcttatacaaaaaacactacgaatagtcaaagtatattatatgaatagtggcaaaagtccaaacgttgcgagtattaaaagacggatgaaatatatattaaagTAATATTAATAGAAAGGGTGTTAAGGAAATTGCATTAAAAtttgtactacctccgtttcattaagttttttacgctttgaaaaatgtgtctaacaatcaaaactttgaccataaattctcactattatatctataaaaatttatcatgagatatcttgttagattcgtctcaaaatgtattttataaatatcaattttttaccatacaaaattggatatattagcgGTCAAATATTACACC contains these protein-coding regions:
- the LOC130467564 gene encoding protein FAR1-RELATED SEQUENCE 5-like, translated to MTEPKKEAIEAMSECGLRPMESYRYMSTETGGDDCVGHTMIDHLNYCYKLKMKQVDGKDSQTLVNKLYDIQSIDPEFFFRVRLNAEGKVECLFWRDSMMREDYKIYGDVLVFDTTFRTNKYNLICAPFVGINNHWKNTIYYNLILKGHKIAKARKFIEEKFKTDNKAVDEIIKKEEERKAKEEVAKIAEQEKAKAEAQRQTQDEESTNSEITIVLDPDRANTKGKILTI